The genomic stretch CAGCGCCACGCCATGTGACTAACAAGGAGCAGTCCCGATACCAATATGAGCAAGGCAAAGTCACCCTACGATTCGCTGCGGAACATACCGCTGTACTACGACCACTCCGACTCGTACAACTCGGCCCTCGACCTCATACTTGCTCTGCGGCCGGAATGGCGCGACACCAAGGACACAATTGAATTCACAAAGTTTACCGATGGCATCACAAACACGGTATGCAACACGCTCGCAGCCATGCGTTGGCGACGACTCCTTTTCCAGACGCACGGCTAAGACGAGGCATAGCTTTTGAAGGCGGTGAACAAGCTACCCGGTCTTTCCAAGACAGAGGTAGACGACGATGCGATACTACTGCGCGCATATGGCAAGGGAACCGACGTCCTCATAGACCGCGAGAGTAAGTCGGTCCAGACGGCAATTCAGAGGATACAGCCTAACATGACTTCACAGAGGAGACACGCTCACACTCGCTTCTCGCGCGCCACAACCTCGCACCCTCTCTTTACGCCCGGTTTGAAAATGGTCTCCTATACAAGTTCATTCAAGGCAGCGTGTGTACGCCCGCTGATCTACGTCGGCCAGAGGTATGGCGAGGTGTAGCTCAGAGGCTAGGGGAATGGCATGCCACATTACCTATATCGAGTATTAGCAGCACATGTCCTGCGCCCGCACAACTCAGATCACAAGACAACAAGCGTGAGTCTCTGGCTGCCATGGCTACACTCACGCCAGGCAAACCTATTCCGAATGTATGGACTACTATGCAGAAATGGATCCTTGCGTTGCCAACCAGCACCACGGCGCAGCTGGACAGGCGAGACGAGCTGATGCATGAGCTCGAGAGCTTGACTGAGCTTCTAGGTGATACACCTGGCATCGGCGGCTCTAACCCCTTTGTCTTCGCCCATTGCGACCTCCTCTCAGGCAATGTGATCATCGAGCCAGAGCCCTCGTCGGCGGCAGTCTCGCGCCGCTCAAGCGCTTCAAGCGGCTCCGACGAGCCCGAGACGGCCGCCGCATGTGTATCTTTTATCGACTACGAATATGCCACGCCTGCGCCCGCCTCATTTGACATTGCAAACCACTTTGCCGAGTGGGGCGGCTTCGAGTGCGACTACTCAGCCATGCCCACACGCACCACCCGCCGCGCTTTTCTAAGCGAGTACCTTCGCAGCTTCTGCGCACACCAGAATACGTCTTACAATGCCGCTGAACTCGAGGAGCTGTTTGACCAAGTCGACAGGTTCCGCGGTGTTCCGGGCTTTTACTGGGGCATATGGGCCTTGATTCAAGCGCAAATCTCCCTCATCGACTTTGACTATGCCAATTATGCAGAGGTTCGCCTGGGTGAGTACTTTGCGTGGAAGAAGACGCTTGGTGGTGGCCGGGAGGAGGACAATGAGCGCATAATACTACGGGAGAAGGTTTGGGCCCAGGATGAGTGATTGTGTACAACGACTTTGTTACTTCTTGTACGTGTTTTGGGAGAGTGGGCGAAGAAGCTACAAGGCTGTTAGCCAGTCAGTCAGTCAGCACATATTCAACATGGTTTCTCAAAGGGCGCTGGGGCGCTGTTTTCTTCttactcttcttcttcatgCGCATCTTGGCTAGAGCACTTAACCTTGTTTCTATCCCCCCGGTCTTGTATCAACTTTTAATAGCTTCACACTAGAAATGTCACTAATCCAATGTGCAAATCTGGAAACTGTCGGGCAAGTTTTCGTTTGATAAGTGTTGATTTTGATAAAGTTGAACGACATGGATATCTTCATACATTAAGCAAATTACTGCTCCTAGGAAGTCTAGGGTCTGCGACCATTTTACCTTCCATGTTTCCTTCCCTTCGACCCAATTAAATAACCATGCTTTTCCCTTTGTGAGATCTTGTCCACTCATTCATATCCAAAAGTGAGAGAGTGAGAGATTCGTGAAATCATCATTGTTCCAAAAACAAAACCCCCAAACCCCAAAACTTTTAATAAAACTAAGCCTCAACCGTGAAATCATTCCCAGAATTCAACCAATCCATATCATTCATGCCATTTCCGCCAAAATTAGCCGTATAGTCAAGCGCTGCGTCGTCCATATTAAATGCCTCGCCGACGGCATCGAGGTTGAGTAACTGATCAAAGTCGTCGAATTCATTGTTGAGGGGTAAGCTCGAGAAGAGCATCTCGTCGTCCTGGTGGTGATTAATGTTTGCGTTGAACGAATTCTGCGGCAGATCCAGGGTGCTCCACTTTGTGAAGTTCATGGTCTCTTCTGTTGTGTGCGACTCTGTTGTTGAAGCTGAGGCTGTGACGTTGATGGCGGGCGACTCTTGGGAAATTGTGATGCTGGATACGTGCTCGTGGTCAGAATCGGGCGGTGTGGATGCGAGGAAGGTTTCGAGGCGGCGGGCGACTTCTTCGTCGGTGACGTTACGTTGGTTGTGCTGTTTTTCGAGGGCCGACATGTTTGTTGTACCGCTATCTGGTGGCGGAGTCAGGGTTGTAGGCCGCGTCAGGTTGGGCCGCATGTTTGTTATGCGGTTCGTTGCTGTTTGAACAAGATCCAAGCGTCTGCCGGCGTCTACCAGGTCCTCTACTGTGGTTACAGGCGCTGACTTGGCCATGGGTGAAGtatgcgctgct from Pyrenophora tritici-repentis strain M4 chromosome 1, whole genome shotgun sequence encodes the following:
- a CDS encoding putative homoserine kinase type II (protein kinase fold), translating into MSKAKSPYDSLRNIPLYYDHSDSYNSALDLILALRPEWRDTKDTIEFTKFTDGITNTLLKAVNKLPGLSKTEVDDDAILLRAYGKGTDVLIDREKETRSHSLLARHNLAPSLYARFENGLLYKFIQGSVCTPADLRRPEVWRGVAQRLGEWHATLPISSISSTCPAPAQLRSQDNKRESLAAMATLTPGKPIPNVWTTMQKWILALPTSTTAQLDRRDELMHELESLTELLGDTPGIGGSNPFVFAHCDLLSGNVIIEPEPSSAAVSRRSSASSGSDEPETAAACVSFIDYEYATPAPASFDIANHFAEWGGFECDYSAMPTRTTRRAFLSEYLRSFCAHQNTSYNAAELEELFDQVDRFRGVPGFYWGIWALIQAQISLIDFDYANYAEVRLGEYFAWKKTLGGGREEDNERIILREKVWAQDE